TCCCACAAGGAGAGGGTGGCCCCGGACATGGGCGTCCGTAAGGACGCCCATTGTAAACGACGGGCTTTTGGCCGGGTCGGGTGAGGGGTTTGCGCCTCGGCGATAATGCGTTCGCTGTGGCGGCGCGTCCCGCACCTTTGCAATTGAGAACGCTAACCCTCACTTGGCTGCTTCGCAGCCCAACCCTCTCCCGGCGGGAGAGGGTTGCGTGCACTCATGGAGTCGCCTGAATGGCTGGTTTTGCACCCGACGACGCTGACTCTGCGCCCGTTCCCGGCGCGCATATTCTCGTCGTCACGACGAAGTTCAACGGCGAAATCGTCGCGCTGCTGCGCGAAGGCGCGCTTGACGCGTTGCGCGCGCTCCAGGCGCAGGCGACGGTGATCGAAGTTCCCGGCGCGCTGGAGATCGCCACAGCGGCCGCGATCGCGCTGGACGATGCGGAGCTTGCCGGCGCGCCCTATGATGGAGTCGTTGCGCTCGGCTGCGTCATCCGCGGCGAGACCTATCACTTCGAACTCGTCGCCAATGAAAGCACGCGCGCGCTGATGAATCTTTCCGTCTCGCGCCGTCTGCCGCTCGGCAATGGCGTGCTCACCGTCGAGAATGAGGCGCAGGCGATCGTGCGCGCCGATCCCAAGCAGGGCGACAAGGGCGCTGACGCGGCGCGCGCGGCGCTCGCGCTCGTGCGCCTCAAACGGGGCGTCGTATGAGCGTCGATCAACGCTCGGCGTCGCGTCTGGCGATCGTGCAAGCGCTTTATCAAATGGAAGTCGCCGGCAAAGGACTCAACGAGATTTTCGCCGAGTTCGAATCTCACTGGATTGGGCGCGAGATCGAGGGCGCGCAATATAAGCCGGCGGACGCCGCCTTTTTTCGCGACGTGCTGCAAGGAGTCCTGACCGACCAGGTCGCGATCGACCGGCAGATTGATCGCGCGCTGTCCGGCGGCTGGCCGCTGTCACGATTGGAGTCCGTCATGCGCGCCGCCCTGCGCGCCGGCGTCTATGAACTGCGTTCGCGCAAGGATGTTCCGGCGCGCGTCGTCATCAAGGAATATGTCGACGTCGCCGGCGCCTTTTTCGGGCCGACCGAGTCGGGGATGGTGAACGCCGTGCTCGACAGGATCGCGCATGAGGAGCGCGCCGAGGAGTTGAGTTGACAGGAACGGAGCCTCCGGCTTCCTCCTCCTTCGAGACGCCTGCTGCGCAGGCTCCTCAGGATGAGGAAGACTGGCGTGGGCTTTCTTGGCCCTCATGCTGAGGAGCGAGCGAAGCTCGCGTCTCGAAGCACGCGGGCCAAGAAAGCTTGGCTCGCGTCTCGAAGCATGAGGGCGAAGCCATGTCGCGCTATAGCGAAGACGAGATCATCGCCCGCGTCTTCGCGCCGATCGCCGGCGCGGCCGCGCTCGGTCTCAAGGACGACGCTGCGCTTCTCGCGCCCGAAAGCGCGCCGCTGGTCGTCACGACCGATATGGTCGTCGCAGGCGTGCATTTTTTCGC
This window of the Methylocystis hirsuta genome carries:
- the ribH gene encoding 6,7-dimethyl-8-ribityllumazine synthase, encoding MAGFAPDDADSAPVPGAHILVVTTKFNGEIVALLREGALDALRALQAQATVIEVPGALEIATAAAIALDDAELAGAPYDGVVALGCVIRGETYHFELVANESTRALMNLSVSRRLPLGNGVLTVENEAQAIVRADPKQGDKGADAARAALALVRLKRGVV
- the nusB gene encoding transcription antitermination factor NusB — translated: MSVDQRSASRLAIVQALYQMEVAGKGLNEIFAEFESHWIGREIEGAQYKPADAAFFRDVLQGVLTDQVAIDRQIDRALSGGWPLSRLESVMRAALRAGVYELRSRKDVPARVVIKEYVDVAGAFFGPTESGMVNAVLDRIAHEERAEELS